One part of the Arabidopsis thaliana chromosome 1 sequence genome encodes these proteins:
- the SEC3A gene encoding exocyst complex component sec3A (exocyst complex component sec3A (SEC3A); INVOLVED IN: biological_process unknown; LOCATED IN: exocyst; EXPRESSED IN: male gametophyte, pollen tube; EXPRESSED DURING: L mature pollen stage, M germinated pollen stage; CONTAINS InterPro DOMAIN/s: Exocyst complex, component Exoc1 (InterPro:IPR019160); BEST Arabidopsis thaliana protein match is: exocyst complex component sec3B (TAIR:AT1G47560.1).), with protein MAKSSADDEELRRACEAAIEGTKQSIVMSIRVAKSRGVWGKSGKLGRQMAKPRVLALSVKSKGPRKKAFLRVMKYSSGGVLEPAKMYKLKHLSKVEVITNDPSGCTFTLGFDNLRSQSVAPPQWTMRNTDDRNRLLVCILNICKDVLGRLPKVVGIDIVEMALWAKDNTPVVTTQRSTEDGEPVAESVTESDLKVTVEKELVSQAEEEDMEALLGTYVMGIGEAEAFSERLKRELQALEAANVHAILESEPLVDEVLNGLEAATNIVDDMDEWLGIFNIKLRHMREDIESIETRNNKLEMQSVNNKALIEELDKVIERLRVPSEYAASLTGGSFDEADMLQNIEACEWLAKALRGLEVPNLDPIYANMRAVKEKRAELEKLKATFVRRASEFLRNYFASLVDFMVSDKSYFSQRGQLKRPDHADLRYKCRTYARLLQHLKGLDKNCLGPLRKAYCSSLNLLLRREAREFANELRASTKVSRNPTVWLEGSTGSSQNANTDTSAVSDAYAKMLTIFIPLLVDESSFFAHFMCFEVPALAPPGGAGNDKKSQSNNDDGNDDDDLGIMDIDETDKKPGKNSPDLTALNESLQDLLDGIQEDFYAVVDWAYKIDPLRCISMHGITERYLSGQKADAAGFVRLLLGDLESRVSMQFSRVFVDEACHQIERNERNVRQMGVLPYIPRFAALATRMEQYIQGQSRDLVDQAYTKFVSIMFVTLEKIAQQDPKYADILLLENYAAFQNSLYDLANVVPTLAKFYHQASEAYEQACTRHISMIIYYQFERLFQFAKKIEDFMYTITPEEIPFQLGLSKVELRKMLKSSLSGVDKSIAAMYKKLQKNLASEELLPSLWDKCKKEFLDKYESFVQLVAKVYPSENVPGVTEMRGLLASM; from the exons atggcgaAATCAAGCGCCGACGATGAAGAGCTTCGGCGAGCTTGCGAGGCCGCGATCGAAGGAACCAAGCAATCGATCGTTATGTCGATACGTGTCGCCAAGAGTCGCGGTGTTTGGGGCAAGTCTGGAAAATTGGGTCGACAAATGGCTAAACCCAGAGTTCTCGCTCTTTCCG TCAAATCAAAGGGTCCACGAAAGAAAGCATTTCTTCGAGTCATGAAGTATTCAAGTGGAGGAGTTCTGGAG cctgcaaaaatgtataaactCAAGCATCTGTCAAAGGTGGAAGTCATAACTAATGACCCAAGTGGATGCACTTTCACACTG GGGTTTGATAATCTCAGGAGTCAAAGTGTTGCTCCTCCACAGTGGACCATGCGCAACACTGATGACAG GAACCGACTTTTAGTTTGCATATTGAACATATGCAAAGACGTATTAGGCCGCCTTCCAAAAGTTGTTGGTATAGATATTGTCGAGATGGCCCTTTGGGCAAAG GATAACACTCCAGTAGTCACTACTCAAAGAAGTACAGAAGATGGGGAGCCTGTTGCTGAATCTGTAACAGAAAGCGACTTGAAAGTTACTGTTGAGAAAGAACTAGTCTCTCAGGCCGAGGAAGAGGATATGGAGGCTCTGTTGGGAAC TTATGTAATGGGCATTGGTGAAGCTGAGGCATTTTCTGAAAGGCTGAAGCGAGAGCTCCAAGCGCTTGAAGCGGCAAATGTACATGCAATTCTTGAAAGCGAACCATTAGTAGATGAG GTTTTGAATGGACTAGAGGCAGCAACAAATATCGTTGATGACATGGATGAATGGTTAGGAATATTCAACATTAAACTTAGACACATGAGGGAAGACATTGAATCG ATAGAAACTCGAAACAACAAGTTAGAGATGCAGTCTGTAAACAATAAAGCTCTCATTGAGGAACTTGATAAAGTTATTGAGAGACTGCGTGTGCCTTCTGAG TATGCAGCATCCCTAACAGGAGGCTCATTTGATGAAGCAGACATGCTCCAGAATATTGAGGCTTGCGAGTGGTTAGCCAAAGCTTTAAGGGGTCTTGAAGTGCCCAACTTAGACCCGATCTATGCTAATATGCGAGCT GTAAAAGAGAAACGAGCAGAActagaaaaattaaaagctaCTTTTGTAAGGAGAGCTTCGGAGTTCTTGAGAAACTACTTTGCTAGTTTGGTAGATTTCATGGTCAGCGACAAAAGCTACTTTTCTCAG AGAGGGCAGCTGAAGAGGCCTGACCATGCTGATTTGCGGTACAAATGCAGAACATATGCTCGTCTTTTGCAACATTTAAAG GGTCTTGATAAGAATTGTTTGGGACCATTGAGAAAAGCATACTGCAGCTCCCTGAACTTGCTCCTTCGTCGAGAG GCTCGTGAATTCGCGAATGAGCTTCGTGCAAGCACAAAAGTATCACGAAATCCTACTGTCTGGCTAGAAGGATCTACGGGTTCTAGTCAGAATGCAAACACTGACACCTCTGCAGTGTCAGATGCTTATGCCAAGATGCTAACAATATTCATCCCGCTTCTTGTAGATGAG AGTTCCTTTTTTGCGCACTTCATGTGCTTTGAGGTACCTGCTCTTGCTCCTCCTGGAGGTGCTGGCAATGATAAGAAAAGCCAGTCCAACAATGACGatggtaatgatgatgatgatttgggGATCATGGACATTGATGAAACTGACAAGAAACCTG GTAAAAACTCTCCAGACCTGACGGCATTGAATGAGTCTCTTCAAGATTTACTTGATGGTATTCAG GAGGATTTCTATGCTGTTGTTGACTGGGCATATAAAATAGACCCCCTACGGTGTATTTCAATGCATGGTATAACTGAACGTTATCTATCTGGTCAGAAAGCTGATGCTGCAGGATTTGTTCGCCTTTTGCTTGGAGATCTGGAGTCGAGAGTTTCTATGCAATTCAGCCGTGTA TTTGTGGATGAAGCTTGTCACCAAATTGAAAGAAATGAACGTAATGTAAGACAGATGGGTGTCTTGCCATATATTCCAAG ATTTGCAGCACTTGCTACTCGTATGGAACAATACATACAAGGGCAATCTAGAGATTTGGTTGATCAGGCATACACAAAATTT GTGAGCATAATGTTTGTGACCCTCGAGAAAATTGCCCAACAAGATCCTAAATATGCAGATATTCTCCTGTTAGAAAACTATGCTGCTTTTCAGAATAG cCTGTATGACCTGGCTAATGTTGTGCCGACTTTAGCCAAGTTTTATCACCAGGCAAGTGAAGCATATGAACAAGCTTGTACGCGCCACATTAGCATGATAATTTACTAT CAATTCGAAAGACTTTTCCAGTTTGCTAAAAAGATTGAGGATTTCATGTATACTATCACCCCTGAAGAG ATACCATTCCAGCTTGGTTTATCGAAAGTAGAACTCCGGAAGATGTTAAAATCAAGCCTGTCAGGG GTGGACAAATCGATTGCAGCAATGTATAAAAAGTTGCAGAAGAATCTAGCATCAGAGGAGTTGCTACCATCGTTGTGGGATAAATGCAAG AAGGAGTTTCTGGACAAGTACGAGAGCTTCGTGCAGCTCGTAGCCAAAGTTTATCCGAGTGAAAACGTTCCTGGAGTAACTGAAATGAGAGGACTTCTGGCTTCCATGTAA
- a CDS encoding MATE efflux family protein, whose translation MGSALETLCGQAYGAGQIRMMGIYMQRSWVILFTTALFLLPVYIWAPPILSFFGEAPHISKAAGKFALWMIPQLFAYAANFPIQKFLQSQRKVLVMAWISGVVLVIHAVFSWLFILYFKWGLVGAAITLNTSWWLIVIGQLLYILITKSDGAWTGFSMLAFRDLYGFVKLSLASALMLCLEFWYLMVLVVVTGLLPNPLIPVDAISICMNIEGWTAMISIGFNAAISVRVSNELGAGNAALAKFSVIVVSITSTLIGIVCMIVVLATKDSFPYLFTSSEAVAAETTRIAVLLGFTVLLNSLQPVLSGVAVGAGWQALVAYVNIACYYIIGLPAGLVLGFTLDLGVQGIWGGMVAGICLQTLILIGIIYFTNWNKEAEQAESRVQRWGGTAQE comes from the exons ATGGGGAGTGCATTGGAGACGTTGTGTGGACAAGCATATGGCGCGGGACAGATTAGGATGATGGGAATATATATGCAACGTTCATGGGTCATTCTCTTTACTACtgctttgtttttgcttcCCGTCTACATTTGGGCTCCTCCTATTCTTTCCTTCTTCGGCGAGGCTCCTCACATCTCTAAAGCCGCGG GGAAGTTCGCATTGTGGATGATCCCGCAACTATTTGCCTATGCAGCCAACTTCCCGATACAGAAATTCTTGCAGTCACAGAGGAAAGTTCTTGTGATGGCTTGGATCTCTGGAGTGGTTTTAGTTATACATGCAGTTTTTAGCTGGCTCTTCATTCTTTACTTTAAGTGGGGACTTGTAGGTGCAGCTATCACTCTCAATACCTCGTGGTGGTTGATTGTTATTGGTCAGCTTTTGTATATCTTAATCACCAAATCAGACGGTGCGTGGACTGGATTTTCTATGCTAGCGTTTCGGGACCTCTATGGATTTGTCAAACTTTCCTTAGCCTCTGCTCTTATGCTTTG tttGGAGTTTTGGTACTTGATGGTTCTGGTTGTTGTTACCGGTCTCCTTCCTAACCCGTTGATACCAGTCGATGCCATCTCCATTTG CATGAATATAGAAGGGTGGACTGCCATGATTTCGATCGGGTTTAACGCTGCGATTAG TGTGAGAGTATCGAATGAGCTGGGTGCAGGAAACGCAGCGTTAGCCAAATTCTCAGTGATAGTCGTCTCCATAACTTCAACTCTTATCGGGATAGTGTGCATGATTGTTGTCTTAGCCACAAAAGACAGCTTCCCTTATCTTTTCACTTCAAGCGAAGCTGTGGCAGCAGAAACCACGAGAATAGCCGTCTTGTTGGGCTTCACTGTCCTCTTGAACAGCCTCCAGCCCGTCTTGTCAGGGGTTGCGGTTGGAGCGGGGTGGCAGGCTCTGGTTGCATACGTGAACATTGCGTGTTATTACATTATCGGACTACCTGCTGGTCTTGTTCTTGGATTCACACTAGACCTCGGCGTTCAG gGAATATGGGGAGGTATGGTAGCTGGAATATGCTTGCAGACACTTATATTGATTGGAATCATCTACTTCACTAACTGGAACAAAGAG GCTGAGCAAGCGGAGAGTCGAGTTCAGAGATGGGGAGGAACGGCGCAGGAGTGA
- a CDS encoding MATE efflux family protein (MATE efflux family protein; FUNCTIONS IN: antiporter activity, drug transmembrane transporter activity, transporter activity; INVOLVED IN: drug transmembrane transport, ripening, transmembrane transport; LOCATED IN: plasma membrane, membrane; EXPRESSED IN: 23 plant structures; EXPRESSED DURING: 13 growth stages; CONTAINS InterPro DOMAIN/s: Multi antimicrobial extrusion protein MatE (InterPro:IPR002528); BEST Arabidopsis thaliana protein match is: root hair specific 2 (TAIR:AT1G12950.1); Has 9964 Blast hits to 9893 proteins in 2013 species: Archae - 182; Bacteria - 7111; Metazoa - 140; Fungi - 326; Plants - 1355; Viruses - 0; Other Eukaryotes - 850 (source: NCBI BLink).) has translation MGKDKTLPLLDPREPPELTGTKSASKVWAKEFGEESKRLWELAGPAIFTAISQYSLGALTQTFSGRLGELELAAVSVENSVISGLAFGVMLGMGSALETLCGQAYGAGQIRMMGIYMQRSWVILFTTALFLLPVYIWAPPILSFFGEAPHISKAAGKFALWMIPQLFAYAANFPIQKFLQSQRKVLVMAWISGVVLVIHAVFSWLFILYFKWGLVGAAITLNTSWWLIVIGQLLYILITKSDGAWTGFSMLAFRDLYGFVKLSLASALMLCLEFWYLMVLVVVTGLLPNPLIPVDAISICMNIEGWTAMISIGFNAAISVRVSNELGAGNAALAKFSVIVVSITSTLIGIVCMIVVLATKDSFPYLFTSSEAVAAETTRIAVLLGFTVLLNSLQPVLSGVAVGAGWQALVAYVNIACYYIIGLPAGLVLGFTLDLGVQGIWGGMVAGICLQTLILIGIIYFTNWNKEAEQAESRVQRWGGTAQE, from the exons ATGGGAAAGGATAAGACTTTGCCGTTGCTTGACCCTCGTGAGCCACCGGAACTCACCGGAACCAAGTCGGCGTCAAAAGTATGGGCCAAAGAGTTCGGCGAAGAGTCGAAGCGGCTTTGGGAGTTAGCAGGACCAGCGATTTTCACTGCCATAAGTCAATACTCTCTTGGTGCTCTCACTCAGACTTTCTCCGGCCGTCTCGGTGAACTTGAGCTCGCCGCCGTCTCAGTTGAAAACTCTGTTATCTCCGGTCTTGCCTTCGGTGTCATG TTAGGGATGGGGAGTGCATTGGAGACGTTGTGTGGACAAGCATATGGCGCGGGACAGATTAGGATGATGGGAATATATATGCAACGTTCATGGGTCATTCTCTTTACTACtgctttgtttttgcttcCCGTCTACATTTGGGCTCCTCCTATTCTTTCCTTCTTCGGCGAGGCTCCTCACATCTCTAAAGCCGCGG GGAAGTTCGCATTGTGGATGATCCCGCAACTATTTGCCTATGCAGCCAACTTCCCGATACAGAAATTCTTGCAGTCACAGAGGAAAGTTCTTGTGATGGCTTGGATCTCTGGAGTGGTTTTAGTTATACATGCAGTTTTTAGCTGGCTCTTCATTCTTTACTTTAAGTGGGGACTTGTAGGTGCAGCTATCACTCTCAATACCTCGTGGTGGTTGATTGTTATTGGTCAGCTTTTGTATATCTTAATCACCAAATCAGACGGTGCGTGGACTGGATTTTCTATGCTAGCGTTTCGGGACCTCTATGGATTTGTCAAACTTTCCTTAGCCTCTGCTCTTATGCTTTG tttGGAGTTTTGGTACTTGATGGTTCTGGTTGTTGTTACCGGTCTCCTTCCTAACCCGTTGATACCAGTCGATGCCATCTCCATTTG CATGAATATAGAAGGGTGGACTGCCATGATTTCGATCGGGTTTAACGCTGCGATTAG TGTGAGAGTATCGAATGAGCTGGGTGCAGGAAACGCAGCGTTAGCCAAATTCTCAGTGATAGTCGTCTCCATAACTTCAACTCTTATCGGGATAGTGTGCATGATTGTTGTCTTAGCCACAAAAGACAGCTTCCCTTATCTTTTCACTTCAAGCGAAGCTGTGGCAGCAGAAACCACGAGAATAGCCGTCTTGTTGGGCTTCACTGTCCTCTTGAACAGCCTCCAGCCCGTCTTGTCAGGGGTTGCGGTTGGAGCGGGGTGGCAGGCTCTGGTTGCATACGTGAACATTGCGTGTTATTACATTATCGGACTACCTGCTGGTCTTGTTCTTGGATTCACACTAGACCTCGGCGTTCAG gGAATATGGGGAGGTATGGTAGCTGGAATATGCTTGCAGACACTTATATTGATTGGAATCATCTACTTCACTAACTGGAACAAAGAG GCTGAGCAAGCGGAGAGTCGAGTTCAGAGATGGGGAGGAACGGCGCAGGAGTGA
- a CDS encoding Scorpion toxin-like knottin superfamily protein (Scorpion toxin-like knottin superfamily protein; FUNCTIONS IN: ion channel inhibitor activity; INVOLVED IN: defense response; LOCATED IN: endomembrane system, extracellular region; CONTAINS InterPro DOMAIN/s: Scorpion long chain toxin (InterPro:IPR002061), Knottin (InterPro:IPR003614); BEST Arabidopsis thaliana protein match is: trypsin inhibitor protein 2 (TAIR:AT2G43520.1); Has 146 Blast hits to 146 proteins in 7 species: Archae - 0; Bacteria - 0; Metazoa - 0; Fungi - 0; Plants - 145; Viruses - 0; Other Eukaryotes - 1 (source: NCBI BLink).), translating to MATKSVSTFAIFFILVLAIFETPEIEAYDRKCLKEYGGDVGFSYCAPRIFPTFCDQNCRKNKGAKGGVCRWEENNAIGVKCLCNFCSEEPSDQTLSRI from the exons ATGGCAACGAAGTCAGTTTCTACCTTCGCCATCTTTTTCATCCTCGTTTTGGCTATCTTTG AAACTCCTGAGATAGAAGCGTATGATAGGAAGTGCCTGAAAGAATACGGCGGCGATGTGGGTTTCAGCTACTGTGCACCTCGAATATTCCCGACGTTCTGTGATCAGAACTGCCGTAAGAACAAGGGCGCGAAAGGTGGAGTATGCCGTTGGGAAGAGAACAACGCTATTGGTGTTAAATGCTTATGCAACTTCTGCAGCGAGGAACCCTCTGATCAAACTCTAAGTCGTATTTGA
- the SEC3A gene encoding exocyst complex component sec3A (exocyst complex component sec3A (SEC3A); INVOLVED IN: biological_process unknown; LOCATED IN: plasma membrane, exocyst; EXPRESSED IN: male gametophyte, cultured cell, pollen tube; EXPRESSED DURING: L mature pollen stage, M germinated pollen stage; CONTAINS InterPro DOMAIN/s: Exocyst complex, component Exoc1 (InterPro:IPR019160); BEST Arabidopsis thaliana protein match is: exocyst complex component sec3B (TAIR:AT1G47560.1); Has 427 Blast hits to 415 proteins in 159 species: Archae - 5; Bacteria - 8; Metazoa - 155; Fungi - 110; Plants - 105; Viruses - 0; Other Eukaryotes - 44 (source: NCBI BLink).) — MAKSSADDEELRRACEAAIEGTKQSIVMSIRVAKSRGVWGKSGKLGRQMAKPRVLALSVKSKGPRKKAFLRVMKYSSGGVLEPAKMYKLKHLSKVEVITNDPSGCTFTLGFDNLRSQSVAPPQWTMRNTDDRNRLLVCILNICKDVLGRLPKVVGIDIVEMALWAKDNTPVVTTQRSTEDGEPVAESVTESDLKVTVEKELVSQAEEEDMEALLGTYVMGIGEAEAFSERLKRELQALEAANVHAILESEPLVDEVLNGLEAATNIVDDMDEWLGIFNIKLRHMREDIESIETRNNKLEMQSVNNKALIEELDKVIERLRVPSEYAASLTGGSFDEADMLQNIEACEWLAKALRGLEVPNLDPIYANMRAVKEKRAELEKLKATFVRRASEFLRNYFASLVDFMVSDKSYFSQRGQLKRPDHADLRYKCRTYARLLQHLKGLDKNCLGPLRKAYCSSLNLLLRREAREFANELRASTKVSRNPTVWLEGSTGSSQNANTDTSAVSDAYAKMLTIFIPLLVDESSFFAHFMCFEVPALAPPGGAGNDKKSQSNNDDGNDDDDLGIMDIDETDKKPGKNSPDLTALNESLQDLLDGIQEDFYAVVDWAYKIDPLRCISMHGITERYLSGQKADAAGFVRLLLGDLESRVSMQFSRFVDEACHQIERNERNVRQMGVLPYIPRFAALATRMEQYIQGQSRDLVDQAYTKFVSIMFVTLEKIAQQDPKYADILLLENYAAFQNSLYDLANVVPTLAKFYHQASEAYEQACTRHISMIIYYQFERLFQFAKKIEDFMYTITPEEIPFQLGLSKVELRKMLKSSLSGVDKSIAAMYKKLQKNLASEELLPSLWDKCKKEFLDKYESFVQLVAKVYPSENVPGVTEMRGLLASM, encoded by the exons atggcgaAATCAAGCGCCGACGATGAAGAGCTTCGGCGAGCTTGCGAGGCCGCGATCGAAGGAACCAAGCAATCGATCGTTATGTCGATACGTGTCGCCAAGAGTCGCGGTGTTTGGGGCAAGTCTGGAAAATTGGGTCGACAAATGGCTAAACCCAGAGTTCTCGCTCTTTCCG TCAAATCAAAGGGTCCACGAAAGAAAGCATTTCTTCGAGTCATGAAGTATTCAAGTGGAGGAGTTCTGGAG cctgcaaaaatgtataaactCAAGCATCTGTCAAAGGTGGAAGTCATAACTAATGACCCAAGTGGATGCACTTTCACACTG GGGTTTGATAATCTCAGGAGTCAAAGTGTTGCTCCTCCACAGTGGACCATGCGCAACACTGATGACAG GAACCGACTTTTAGTTTGCATATTGAACATATGCAAAGACGTATTAGGCCGCCTTCCAAAAGTTGTTGGTATAGATATTGTCGAGATGGCCCTTTGGGCAAAG GATAACACTCCAGTAGTCACTACTCAAAGAAGTACAGAAGATGGGGAGCCTGTTGCTGAATCTGTAACAGAAAGCGACTTGAAAGTTACTGTTGAGAAAGAACTAGTCTCTCAGGCCGAGGAAGAGGATATGGAGGCTCTGTTGGGAAC TTATGTAATGGGCATTGGTGAAGCTGAGGCATTTTCTGAAAGGCTGAAGCGAGAGCTCCAAGCGCTTGAAGCGGCAAATGTACATGCAATTCTTGAAAGCGAACCATTAGTAGATGAG GTTTTGAATGGACTAGAGGCAGCAACAAATATCGTTGATGACATGGATGAATGGTTAGGAATATTCAACATTAAACTTAGACACATGAGGGAAGACATTGAATCG ATAGAAACTCGAAACAACAAGTTAGAGATGCAGTCTGTAAACAATAAAGCTCTCATTGAGGAACTTGATAAAGTTATTGAGAGACTGCGTGTGCCTTCTGAG TATGCAGCATCCCTAACAGGAGGCTCATTTGATGAAGCAGACATGCTCCAGAATATTGAGGCTTGCGAGTGGTTAGCCAAAGCTTTAAGGGGTCTTGAAGTGCCCAACTTAGACCCGATCTATGCTAATATGCGAGCT GTAAAAGAGAAACGAGCAGAActagaaaaattaaaagctaCTTTTGTAAGGAGAGCTTCGGAGTTCTTGAGAAACTACTTTGCTAGTTTGGTAGATTTCATGGTCAGCGACAAAAGCTACTTTTCTCAG AGAGGGCAGCTGAAGAGGCCTGACCATGCTGATTTGCGGTACAAATGCAGAACATATGCTCGTCTTTTGCAACATTTAAAG GGTCTTGATAAGAATTGTTTGGGACCATTGAGAAAAGCATACTGCAGCTCCCTGAACTTGCTCCTTCGTCGAGAG GCTCGTGAATTCGCGAATGAGCTTCGTGCAAGCACAAAAGTATCACGAAATCCTACTGTCTGGCTAGAAGGATCTACGGGTTCTAGTCAGAATGCAAACACTGACACCTCTGCAGTGTCAGATGCTTATGCCAAGATGCTAACAATATTCATCCCGCTTCTTGTAGATGAG AGTTCCTTTTTTGCGCACTTCATGTGCTTTGAGGTACCTGCTCTTGCTCCTCCTGGAGGTGCTGGCAATGATAAGAAAAGCCAGTCCAACAATGACGatggtaatgatgatgatgatttgggGATCATGGACATTGATGAAACTGACAAGAAACCTG GTAAAAACTCTCCAGACCTGACGGCATTGAATGAGTCTCTTCAAGATTTACTTGATGGTATTCAG GAGGATTTCTATGCTGTTGTTGACTGGGCATATAAAATAGACCCCCTACGGTGTATTTCAATGCATGGTATAACTGAACGTTATCTATCTGGTCAGAAAGCTGATGCTGCAGGATTTGTTCGCCTTTTGCTTGGAGATCTGGAGTCGAGAGTTTCTATGCAATTCAGCCGT TTTGTGGATGAAGCTTGTCACCAAATTGAAAGAAATGAACGTAATGTAAGACAGATGGGTGTCTTGCCATATATTCCAAG ATTTGCAGCACTTGCTACTCGTATGGAACAATACATACAAGGGCAATCTAGAGATTTGGTTGATCAGGCATACACAAAATTT GTGAGCATAATGTTTGTGACCCTCGAGAAAATTGCCCAACAAGATCCTAAATATGCAGATATTCTCCTGTTAGAAAACTATGCTGCTTTTCAGAATAG cCTGTATGACCTGGCTAATGTTGTGCCGACTTTAGCCAAGTTTTATCACCAGGCAAGTGAAGCATATGAACAAGCTTGTACGCGCCACATTAGCATGATAATTTACTAT CAATTCGAAAGACTTTTCCAGTTTGCTAAAAAGATTGAGGATTTCATGTATACTATCACCCCTGAAGAG ATACCATTCCAGCTTGGTTTATCGAAAGTAGAACTCCGGAAGATGTTAAAATCAAGCCTGTCAGGG GTGGACAAATCGATTGCAGCAATGTATAAAAAGTTGCAGAAGAATCTAGCATCAGAGGAGTTGCTACCATCGTTGTGGGATAAATGCAAG AAGGAGTTTCTGGACAAGTACGAGAGCTTCGTGCAGCTCGTAGCCAAAGTTTATCCGAGTGAAAACGTTCCTGGAGTAACTGAAATGAGAGGACTTCTGGCTTCCATGTAA
- a CDS encoding Scorpion toxin-like knottin superfamily protein (Scorpion toxin-like knottin superfamily protein; FUNCTIONS IN: ion channel inhibitor activity; INVOLVED IN: defense response; LOCATED IN: endomembrane system, extracellular region; CONTAINS InterPro DOMAIN/s: Scorpion long chain toxin (InterPro:IPR002061), Knottin (InterPro:IPR003614); BEST Arabidopsis thaliana protein match is: trypsin inhibitor protein 2 (TAIR:AT2G43520.1); Has 35333 Blast hits to 34131 proteins in 2444 species: Archae - 798; Bacteria - 22429; Metazoa - 974; Fungi - 991; Plants - 531; Viruses - 0; Other Eukaryotes - 9610 (source: NCBI BLink).), producing the protein MATKSVSTFAIFFILVLAIFAETPEIEAYDRKCLKEYGGDVGFSYCAPRIFPTFCDQNCRKNKGAKGGVCRWEENNAIGVKCLCNFCSEEPSDQTLSRI; encoded by the exons ATGGCAACGAAGTCAGTTTCTACCTTCGCCATCTTTTTCATCCTCGTTTTGGCTATCTTTG CAGAAACTCCTGAGATAGAAGCGTATGATAGGAAGTGCCTGAAAGAATACGGCGGCGATGTGGGTTTCAGCTACTGTGCACCTCGAATATTCCCGACGTTCTGTGATCAGAACTGCCGTAAGAACAAGGGCGCGAAAGGTGGAGTATGCCGTTGGGAAGAGAACAACGCTATTGGTGTTAAATGCTTATGCAACTTCTGCAGCGAGGAACCCTCTGATCAAACTCTAAGTCGTATTTGA